The following is a genomic window from Chitinophaga caseinilytica.
TTCGTTCACCATGATGGCGAGGGGCCCGTCGTAGGCTACGCCTTTATCGCGGTCGCGCTGCTGCTGCACTTCGCCGGAGCGGGAACGTACCTGCACCATGGTGCCTTCGGGTACGAAGAGGCCCGCCATCTTGATCACGTCGGGCAGCGAACCGCCGCCGTTGAAGCGGAGATCGAGGATGATACCGTCTACTTTCTCGGCTTTCAGCTTTTCGATTTCCCGGGCCACGTCGTCATACGAAAACGCACCCTGGCGGTCGTTGAAATCCGCGTAGAATTCGGGAAGGTAGATATAACCGATTTTATGCTGATTGTTGATCACGGCTGATTTGGCGAACACATCGTCGAGCTTGATCTCGTCGCGCACGATGGGGATCACCTTGATGGTGCCGTCCACGCTTTTCACGGTGAGTTTCACTACGCTGCCTTTGGAGCCGCGGATGTGGGTCACGGCTTCTTCCACGGGGAACCCGCCGATGTCGATCGGTTCCTTATCGCCTTCGCCTACTTTCAGGATCACGTCGTCTGCCTTCAGCTGGCCCTGTTTCCAGGAGGGGCTGCCGGTAACGATGCTCACGATCTTGATGCGGCCTTCTTCCTCCCGGAGCTGCGCGCCGATACCGTAGAACTTGCCGGCCATCGACTCCTGGAAGGAGCGTTTCTCCAGCGGCGGCATGTAATCGGTATGGGGGTCCATGGTGGTGGTGATGGCGTTCACGTAGAGCGAGAAACGGTCGTCGTCTTTCGTCCGGTTTTTCAGCCGGTCGAAATAACGGTCGTAGACTTTCTTCACTTTTTCGCGGGCTTCGGCTTCGAGCTGGGCGTCGGTTTTGCCGTTTTTCTCCTTATCGCGGATGGTGGTGAGATCGGCGTATTTTTCGAGGGTGCGGTACTTGAGGGCTTTCCTCCAGGCTTCCACACGGGCCGCTTCATCGGCCGGCCAGGGAATGGCATCGGGGTCGATATCCATTTTTTCGGCCTTGTTGAAATCGAACGGTTTGGAAAGAATGTCCTGGTAAATGGTCGACACTTCCACCGTGCGCTGCTTGATCAGCTCGGTACTTTTGTTGAAGAAATCCAGCGGTGCGCCGTTCAGTTCGTCGTCCACATGATTTTCCAGTTTCTTCAGTTCGTCGATATCGCTTTGCAGGAAAAATTTCTTTTCGCCGTCGATGTTCTTGAGGTATTTCGTGAATACTTCACGGGAAAAGGCGTCGTTGATCGGTTTAGGCTGATAATGGCCTTCTTTGAGGATCTGCCCCACCAGGGTCATGATCGTCTGGTATCTTCCGGGTGGGTCGTCATTCACTCCGATCTTCGCGAATGCAAATATGCCAGCCAATAAGCAAACGATGAGCATTATTGGAACGACCGCTTTCAGTTTCATCTTCATAACCCTGTCAATTGGATTTTTTTCAAATCAGGCCGCTTTTGCGCCTGCGGATTCTC
Proteins encoded in this region:
- a CDS encoding carboxy terminal-processing peptidase, whose product is MKMKLKAVVPIMLIVCLLAGIFAFAKIGVNDDPPGRYQTIMTLVGQILKEGHYQPKPINDAFSREVFTKYLKNIDGEKKFFLQSDIDELKKLENHVDDELNGAPLDFFNKSTELIKQRTVEVSTIYQDILSKPFDFNKAEKMDIDPDAIPWPADEAARVEAWRKALKYRTLEKYADLTTIRDKEKNGKTDAQLEAEAREKVKKVYDRYFDRLKNRTKDDDRFSLYVNAITTTMDPHTDYMPPLEKRSFQESMAGKFYGIGAQLREEEGRIKIVSIVTGSPSWKQGQLKADDVILKVGEGDKEPIDIGGFPVEEAVTHIRGSKGSVVKLTVKSVDGTIKVIPIVRDEIKLDDVFAKSAVINNQHKIGYIYLPEFYADFNDRQGAFSYDDVAREIEKLKAEKVDGIILDLRFNGGGSLPDVIKMAGLFVPEGTMVQVRSRSGEVQQQRDRDKGVAYDGPLAIMVNEFSASASEIMAAAMQDYKRAVIIGSPSTFGKGTVQRLLDLDAFVKGDVGGSLGAIKLTVQKFYRANGGSTQLKGVESDVVLPSPYYEVGEKKDKDALKWDVVPQADYTAWNEPVDVAPLKAKSAARVANNEAFRMINENIATLKKLDEQKTYPLDIASYRADQKKNAAALKRYDSVNDKVQPLNISSLKADLDKIGTDTVKLARNKDWIKARHKDPYLSEAVNVMNDLIMQQSFPKLKNNYTETKVNEPKR